A single genomic interval of Mucilaginibacter robiniae harbors:
- a CDS encoding prephenate dehydrogenase, with protein sequence MNIGMIGLGDMGRVYAKAFAKAGYTVCGCDLPQNREALENELQPLGIQLLDDGKQVARISDLLIYSVEADRMEQVVAECSGSTKYGAIVAGQTSVKHPEIAIFEKYLPADAQIVTFHAMHGGGFEPAGQKLILMRYRADDTTYQRMLDLFTAIGSDLVELDDYHEHDKIVADTQAVTHVGFESMGTAWASAGFFPWENASYLGGIDNVKILITLRIFSYKAHVYAGLAILNPYARQQVRRYAQSESELFKLMIQEEEDAFRDRLYRARDFVFHESRRPIMLNDAVMDEFTFHGSSTERKPNSHLSILSMVDAWYHLGINPYDNLVGQTPPFRLRLGIAEYLFKNEDLLEESIQTALYDKSIRGDDLEFHSAVREWSSIINYGDMEGYKKHFNQVQAFFKDRLEEGQKHSADMIRRLMRS encoded by the coding sequence ATGAACATCGGAATGATAGGCTTGGGCGATATGGGCCGGGTATATGCTAAAGCGTTTGCAAAAGCTGGTTATACAGTTTGTGGCTGCGATTTGCCCCAGAATCGGGAAGCACTGGAAAATGAGCTGCAACCCTTAGGTATTCAGTTGCTGGATGATGGAAAGCAAGTAGCTCGTATCAGTGATTTACTGATTTACTCGGTTGAAGCTGACCGTATGGAGCAGGTAGTGGCGGAGTGCAGCGGTTCTACTAAATACGGGGCCATTGTAGCCGGACAAACATCCGTTAAGCACCCCGAAATTGCCATATTCGAGAAGTATTTACCAGCTGATGCGCAGATTGTTACTTTTCATGCCATGCATGGTGGTGGCTTTGAGCCTGCGGGTCAAAAACTAATTTTGATGCGATACCGGGCTGATGATACAACTTATCAGCGTATGCTGGATTTGTTTACAGCTATTGGATCAGACTTAGTTGAATTGGACGATTATCATGAACATGACAAGATTGTGGCCGATACCCAAGCTGTAACGCATGTAGGCTTTGAAAGCATGGGTACAGCCTGGGCCTCTGCTGGTTTCTTTCCATGGGAAAATGCTTCTTACTTAGGCGGCATTGATAATGTTAAAATTTTAATAACCCTCCGTATATTTAGCTATAAAGCTCACGTGTATGCCGGTTTGGCTATTCTGAATCCTTATGCCCGGCAGCAAGTAAGGCGTTATGCCCAGTCAGAATCAGAATTGTTTAAGCTGATGATTCAGGAGGAGGAAGATGCCTTTCGTGATCGGTTGTACCGCGCCCGCGACTTCGTTTTTCATGAAAGCCGTCGCCCCATTATGCTGAACGATGCCGTGATGGATGAGTTTACTTTTCATGGCAGCAGTACCGAGCGTAAACCTAATTCGCACCTGAGTATACTAAGTATGGTAGATGCCTGGTATCATTTGGGTATCAATCCTTATGATAATTTGGTAGGGCAAACGCCTCCTTTTCGGTTACGGTTAGGTATTGCCGAGTACTTGTTCAAGAATGAAGATTTGCTGGAAGAATCTATTCAAACCGCTTTGTATGACAAGTCTATCCGCGGCGATGATTTAGAATTTCACTCTGCCGTACGCGAATGGTCATCTATTATCAATTATGGTGATATGGAAGGCTATAAAAAGCATTTTAACCAGGTTCAGGCTTTCTTTAAAGATAGGTTAGAGGAAGGGCAGAAACACAGTGCCGATATGATTAGGCGACTAATGCGAAGTTGA
- a CDS encoding helix-turn-helix domain-containing protein has product MKSLCDLKALAVAANIRKIREDKNYTQEYLAAKLKISQNAYSKIELGRNNITLNRLLCIAEILEIDAVTLLQMNSVEQH; this is encoded by the coding sequence ATGAAGTCATTGTGCGACCTTAAAGCTCTGGCAGTAGCTGCTAATATCAGAAAAATTAGAGAAGATAAGAATTATACACAGGAATACCTGGCAGCCAAGCTGAAAATTTCACAAAATGCCTACAGTAAAATAGAATTAGGGCGTAACAATATTACCTTAAACCGCCTGCTTTGTATTGCGGAAATATTAGAAATTGATGCAGTAACCTTGCTACAGATGAATAGTGTAGAACAACACTAA